One window of Helicobacter winghamensis ATCC BAA-430 genomic DNA carries:
- a CDS encoding phosphoribosyltransferase, translating to MQNLLNTISNNQSNNAMHSTRRKILFENRDDALQKLLSNMPLSFFERQDCIVVGISFEGIYFAYRLAQTLKAPLAFLFTSPILAPNNLECEIAMATETHDVVINEPLVRSFGISLDYIYGEVQRQYEDKMLPLIYQYRKGNPLISFKGKRVLIVDEGIDSGLTAFSAIKSVVTLQAKTVHFACPVAPYDVAEIMEEATDGIFCLYKSKDFVDIGYYYRDYPPIETTTIEEVFNKIQGE from the coding sequence ATGCAAAATTTACTCAATACAATTTCTAATAATCAATCAAATAATGCTATGCACTCCACAAGGCGAAAGATTTTGTTTGAAAACCGCGATGATGCACTTCAAAAGTTACTTAGCAATATGCCTCTTAGTTTTTTTGAGCGGCAAGATTGTATTGTAGTTGGAATCTCTTTTGAAGGCATTTACTTTGCTTATCGCCTAGCACAGACGCTTAAAGCTCCTTTGGCATTTCTCTTTACTTCCCCTATTTTAGCGCCAAATAACCTAGAGTGCGAAATTGCAATGGCAACAGAAACGCACGATGTTGTGATAAATGAACCGCTTGTGCGTTCTTTTGGAATCAGTTTGGATTACATTTATGGGGAAGTGCAAAGGCAGTATGAAGATAAAATGCTACCTTTAATTTATCAATATCGCAAAGGTAATCCCCTAATCTCTTTTAAGGGTAAGCGCGTTTTGATTGTAGATGAAGGTATTGATAGTGGATTGACAGCCTTTTCAGCAATTAAATCTGTGGTAACTTTGCAAGCAAAAACCGTGCATTTTGCTTGTCCTGTTGCCCCCTATGATGTTGCAGAAATTATGGAAGAAGCAACAGATGGAATCTTTTGTCTTTATAAATCAAAAGATTTTGTAGATATTGGATATTATTATAGGGATTATCCACCTATTGAAACAACGACTATTGAAGAGGTTTTTAATAAGATACAAGGAGAGTAA
- a CDS encoding LPS-assembly protein LptD, whose translation MFKSAKKIGIVISLATTFVLNSLEARPSIKQFDAKQEAVFEFLADDMEYNQSIVVGKGHATVINLDYYISANQATYDTKMREIILSGDVNAYKGNALYLKAQEVKIKLQEDYSFLEPFYLQDSTTGLWVEAKNAEYDQEIYKMQDASISTCSVNNPIWKLKASEGKYDMNKEWLTLWNPRLCVYDIPVLYLPYLSFSAGYKRKSGLLYPVLGNSNDDGVIYSQPIYFAPHDWWDITLTPTLRAKRGGGVYGEFRVVDDKDQMLWANFGYFGDSNSYQNTYDLENQEHFGFQLEYTRKDLLTNVQNYFYEDGLYADISQVSDVDYFRLTDDKAEKRADLQGSLLTSRLNYFLKSDSDYVGIYGRYYSDLESTSNTKTLQTLPQVQYHRQIDKLFIDDLYYSFDYQIKHFTRPIGYRAVQQEAQLPILFTQNLANDYLNVSLSPVFYATQVNYNNVDNGLNLKTGRYITQHYQFKANTDLVKEYENFGHTLNLEALYTMPGFKDKKGDFTTFFTLPGDSQELRLSASQHFYDTNNILKLSHRMRQYFYLEDGHKVGELENEVQYFYDYEWSFLSDIFYAHSENRISEATHKINYDGEYLQAYFGHFFRDSFAKVDWSRGRYGEASYIMAGASKEFANLNLFASLGYDYKEDYFKTWQVGFETSVRCFSFGLKYVSEVYPMLTTRGAEARDDKYVLLTIRFIPLLSSDVKVGR comes from the coding sequence ATGTTTAAGAGTGCTAAAAAAATAGGAATTGTAATTTCTTTAGCAACAACTTTTGTGCTAAATTCCCTTGAAGCGCGCCCATCAATCAAGCAATTTGACGCCAAGCAAGAAGCTGTTTTTGAGTTTTTAGCTGATGATATGGAATATAATCAGTCTATTGTAGTAGGAAAAGGGCACGCAACGGTAATCAATCTAGATTACTACATTAGTGCAAATCAAGCAACTTATGATACAAAAATGCGAGAGATTATACTTAGTGGGGATGTCAATGCCTATAAAGGTAATGCTCTGTATTTAAAAGCGCAAGAAGTAAAAATCAAACTCCAAGAAGACTATTCTTTTTTAGAGCCTTTTTATCTGCAAGATTCTACAACAGGCTTATGGGTGGAAGCAAAAAACGCGGAGTATGATCAAGAAATTTACAAGATGCAAGATGCGTCAATCTCTACTTGTAGCGTGAATAATCCGATTTGGAAACTTAAAGCTAGTGAAGGCAAGTATGATATGAACAAAGAGTGGCTAACGCTTTGGAATCCGCGCTTGTGCGTGTATGATATACCTGTGCTTTACCTTCCTTATCTTTCTTTTTCGGCTGGTTATAAGCGAAAAAGTGGATTGCTTTATCCTGTGCTTGGAAACTCTAATGATGATGGAGTTATTTATTCTCAGCCCATTTATTTTGCTCCGCACGATTGGTGGGATATAACACTTACGCCAACGCTGCGCGCTAAAAGGGGTGGTGGTGTGTATGGAGAGTTTAGAGTCGTAGATGATAAAGATCAAATGTTGTGGGCAAACTTTGGATATTTTGGCGATTCTAATAGTTACCAAAATACTTATGATTTAGAAAATCAAGAGCATTTTGGATTCCAACTAGAATACACGCGCAAGGATTTATTAACAAATGTCCAAAATTACTTTTATGAAGATGGATTGTATGCGGATATTTCGCAAGTGTCTGATGTGGATTATTTTAGGCTAACCGATGATAAAGCAGAAAAGCGTGCAGACTTACAAGGGAGTCTTTTAACTTCAAGGTTAAATTATTTTTTAAAAAGTGATTCTGATTATGTTGGAATTTATGGGCGTTATTATTCGGATTTGGAATCAACAAGCAATACAAAAACGCTCCAAACCTTGCCGCAGGTGCAGTATCATCGCCAAATTGACAAGCTTTTTATTGATGATTTGTATTATAGTTTTGATTATCAAATCAAACATTTCACGCGCCCTATTGGTTATCGTGCAGTGCAGCAAGAAGCGCAATTACCAATTCTTTTTACTCAAAATCTAGCAAATGATTATTTAAATGTTTCACTTTCTCCGGTATTTTATGCAACGCAGGTAAATTACAATAATGTGGATAATGGACTAAACTTGAAAACAGGGCGTTATATCACGCAACATTATCAGTTTAAAGCAAACACAGATCTAGTAAAAGAGTATGAAAATTTTGGACACACTTTAAACTTAGAAGCACTTTATACAATGCCGGGATTTAAGGATAAAAAAGGAGATTTTACAACCTTTTTCACACTTCCGGGGGATTCTCAAGAACTAAGGCTTAGCGCTTCACAACATTTTTATGACACAAATAATATTTTAAAGCTTTCGCATCGTATGCGCCAGTATTTTTACTTAGAAGATGGGCATAAAGTTGGAGAGTTAGAAAATGAAGTGCAATATTTTTATGATTATGAATGGAGTTTTTTAAGTGATATTTTTTATGCACATTCAGAAAATAGAATTTCAGAAGCTACACACAAGATTAATTATGATGGGGAATATTTACAAGCATATTTTGGACATTTTTTCCGCGATTCTTTTGCTAAGGTAGATTGGAGCCGTGGGCGTTATGGTGAGGCAAGTTATATAATGGCTGGTGCTAGTAAGGAATTTGCAAATTTAAATCTTTTTGCAAGTTTGGGCTATGATTATAAAGAGGATTATTTTAAAACTTGGCAAGTAGGCTTTGAAACAAGCGTGCGGTGCTTCTCTTTTGGGCTAAAATATGTAAGTGAAGTTTATCCAATGCTAACAACTCGCGGAGCAGAAGCAAGAGATGATAAATATGTGCTTTTAACCATTAGATTTATCCCTCTCTTAAGCAGTGATGTTAAGGTGGGGCGTTAA